The following proteins come from a genomic window of Carcharodon carcharias isolate sCarCar2 chromosome 10, sCarCar2.pri, whole genome shotgun sequence:
- the fgf19 gene encoding fibroblast growth factor 19, producing MRVAMRRLCFALVLTELPFAMVGHAMPSPDAGPHVNSGWDQTIRLMHLYTEQDKGSFISYHLRMNDDGTVDGSLERSAHSLLEIRAVAPGVVAIKGYRSGRYLCMERDGKLLGSLSYNEADCSFTERLLSGTYNLYWSEKYGAAVSLSSRRQRAHTRGRPFPPLSQFLPIRNTLPLRLVRPNHSRETPELDSLPSSVIQTNSMDPLDFTYEAT from the exons ATGCGGGTGGCGATGCGCAGGCTGTGCTTTGCCCTTGTGCTGACCGAGCTGCCCTTTGCCATGGTGGGGCACGCCATGCCCTCGCCAGATGCGGGGCCACACGTGAACTCTGGCTGGGATCAAACCATAAGGCTCATGCACTTGTACACCGAGCAGGACAAAGGCAGCTTCATCAGCTACCACCTGCGGATGAATGATGATGGCACAGTGGACGGCAGCCTGGAACGGAGCGCACACA GCCTTCTTGAGATAAGGGCAGTGGCTCCGGGAGTGGTGGCGATCAAAGGCTATCGCAGCGGCCGCTATCTGTGCATGGAAAGAGACGGCAAGCTGCTCGGCTCG CTATCATATAATGAAGCTGACTGCTCATTTACAGAGCGCTTGCTGTCTGGCACCTATAACTTGTACTGGTCGGAAAAGTATGGAGCTGCCGTGTCCTTAAGCAGCAGGAGGCAGCGAGCCCACACAAGAGGGAGGccattccctcccctctcccagttCCTGCCCATACGGAACACGCTGCCTCTCCGGCTGGTCCGCCCTAACCATTCCAGGGAAACTCCTGAACTCGACTCGCTCCCGTCTTCAGTTATTCAGACCAACAGCATGGATCCTCTGGACTTCACATATGAAGCCACATGA